One window from the genome of Parasegetibacter sp. NRK P23 encodes:
- a CDS encoding TonB-dependent receptor, whose protein sequence is MLRLKHRWGHFVPIGKAIPILFCMFLLFCQAIRAQSPAKFSGVVTDSASGEKLPHVTIVIKGSLQGGSSDDNGNFELDVSGDRVTLEFSRVGYLNKVQVLEKGKPAIIQMVALGNEMEDVAVVAFGRQKKSSMVSAITTIDPSDLKVPSSNLTTALAGRLAGVIAYQRTGEPGQDNASFFIRGVTTFGYKKDPLIMMDGVEVTPTDLARMQPDDIASFSIMRDATATALYGARGANGVILVTTKSGKEGPARVSIRFENSTSSNTKDVELADPVTYMQLENEAVLTRNRLGVLPYSQNKIDNTIAGTDPYVYPANDWMAQLIKRQTNNQRLNFNASGGGKVARYYIAGSFNQDNGILKVEKMNNFNNNIKLKTYQLRSNVNINMTKTTEVIVRLTGTFDDYRGPIDGGAGVYSKIMRSNPVLFPAYFPSEIMPRVNHPLFGNADGSLLINPYADLVRGYKDYARSTMNAQAELKQDLGFVIKGLSARALFNTSRYSYFDVSRAYNPFFYSVSYYDRQKDLYTLKLLNENSATEYLNYSEGPKEINTTAYLESALNYNTKFGNHDVSGLLVYMKRHQLFANQGTLQQSLPYRNQGVSGRFTYGYDNRYLAEFNFGYNGSERFYKTERYGFFPAAGVGYFISNEKFWEPLLNTISRLKFKATYGLVGNDAIGSASDRFFYLSEVNMNDAAVGATFGENFGYYRNGITVNRYNNEDITWERAKSLTLGMEMGLFNNFNVDISYFVQNRDNILMNRAFIPATMGLSAGISANLGEARSNGVEVQATYNRNFASGVWLQANGNFTFAKSKFTKYEEPAYNEPYKYRIGRSINQIYGFVAERLFVDEHEVANAPRQNYGEYMAGDLKYRDVNGDGEITDLDIVPIGYPTVPEIIYGFGFSTGYKSFDVSMFFQGSARSSFWIDPTATSPFYNQQALLKAYADDHWSEDNNDLYALWPRLSTNVVSNNAQWNTWFMRNGAFLRLKNVELGYSLPKKIASRAYLNTARFYVSGTNLLNFSAFKLWDIEMGGNGLGYPIQKVFNIGVLLGF, encoded by the coding sequence ATGCTTCGATTGAAACACCGTTGGGGCCACTTCGTCCCCATTGGGAAAGCCATTCCCATTCTTTTCTGCATGTTTCTTCTTTTTTGTCAGGCTATCAGGGCGCAATCACCCGCTAAATTCAGCGGTGTGGTAACCGACAGTGCGTCGGGTGAGAAATTGCCCCATGTAACCATTGTCATCAAAGGGAGCCTGCAGGGTGGAAGTTCAGATGACAACGGCAATTTTGAACTCGATGTATCAGGAGATCGTGTCACGCTCGAATTCTCCCGTGTAGGTTACCTCAACAAAGTGCAGGTGCTGGAAAAAGGCAAACCCGCCATTATTCAGATGGTTGCGCTCGGCAATGAAATGGAAGATGTGGCCGTGGTCGCTTTCGGCAGACAGAAAAAATCAAGTATGGTGAGCGCCATTACCACGATTGATCCAAGCGACCTGAAAGTGCCGTCGAGTAACCTGACCACCGCGTTGGCCGGCAGGCTGGCCGGTGTAATCGCTTACCAACGCACAGGTGAACCAGGGCAGGACAACGCTTCCTTCTTCATACGCGGCGTTACTACATTCGGCTATAAAAAAGATCCGCTGATCATGATGGATGGGGTAGAAGTAACTCCAACCGACCTGGCAAGGATGCAGCCCGATGATATCGCCAGCTTCTCCATCATGCGCGACGCCACCGCCACCGCATTATATGGTGCACGGGGCGCCAATGGCGTGATACTCGTTACCACCAAGTCTGGTAAAGAAGGACCCGCACGCGTATCCATCCGTTTCGAAAACTCCACTTCTTCCAATACGAAAGACGTGGAACTCGCCGATCCGGTAACCTATATGCAACTCGAAAATGAAGCGGTGCTTACCCGGAATCGCCTGGGTGTATTGCCATATTCTCAGAATAAGATCGACAATACCATCGCCGGAACCGATCCTTATGTATACCCCGCCAACGACTGGATGGCTCAACTCATCAAACGGCAGACCAATAACCAGCGCCTTAACTTCAACGCCAGCGGCGGAGGAAAAGTGGCCCGGTATTATATAGCCGGATCCTTCAACCAGGACAACGGTATCCTGAAAGTGGAGAAGATGAACAATTTCAACAACAACATCAAGTTGAAAACCTACCAGCTCCGGTCGAACGTGAACATCAACATGACGAAGACCACCGAGGTGATCGTAAGGCTTACGGGCACTTTCGATGATTACCGTGGCCCGATAGATGGCGGAGCCGGCGTGTACAGTAAAATTATGCGTTCCAACCCGGTGTTGTTCCCGGCTTATTTCCCATCGGAAATCATGCCCCGGGTAAACCATCCGTTGTTCGGTAACGCCGACGGTTCCCTGCTGATCAATCCTTATGCCGATCTGGTTCGCGGGTACAAGGATTACGCGCGTTCTACCATGAACGCCCAGGCTGAACTGAAACAGGACCTCGGCTTCGTTATAAAAGGACTGTCCGCAAGAGCGTTGTTCAATACTTCAAGGTATTCCTATTTCGATGTAAGCCGCGCGTACAACCCATTCTTCTATTCCGTTTCCTATTACGACAGGCAGAAGGATTTGTATACGCTCAAATTGCTGAACGAAAACAGTGCTACGGAATACCTCAATTATTCTGAAGGACCGAAAGAAATCAATACCACCGCTTATCTTGAATCCGCGCTGAACTACAATACAAAGTTTGGCAACCACGATGTTTCCGGGCTGCTCGTGTACATGAAGCGCCACCAGTTGTTCGCGAACCAGGGTACACTGCAACAGTCTTTGCCCTACCGTAACCAGGGGGTATCCGGCCGTTTCACCTATGGGTACGATAACCGTTACCTCGCGGAGTTTAACTTCGGCTACAACGGATCGGAGCGTTTCTATAAAACGGAACGGTATGGTTTCTTCCCCGCGGCGGGTGTGGGGTATTTCATCTCCAACGAAAAGTTCTGGGAACCATTGCTGAACACCATCTCCAGGTTGAAATTCAAAGCTACTTATGGATTGGTGGGGAACGACGCGATCGGCAGCGCTTCAGACAGGTTCTTTTACCTCTCGGAAGTAAACATGAATGATGCCGCGGTGGGCGCTACTTTCGGCGAGAACTTCGGCTATTACAGAAACGGTATTACCGTAAACAGGTACAACAACGAAGACATTACCTGGGAACGCGCCAAATCGCTCACGCTTGGGATGGAAATGGGGCTTTTCAATAATTTCAATGTTGACATCAGCTACTTTGTACAGAACAGGGATAACATCCTGATGAACCGTGCTTTTATTCCAGCCACCATGGGACTTTCCGCAGGCATCAGCGCCAACCTAGGCGAAGCCCGATCCAATGGGGTGGAAGTACAGGCTACCTATAACAGGAACTTCGCCTCTGGCGTGTGGCTCCAGGCAAACGGCAACTTCACCTTCGCGAAAAGTAAATTCACCAAATACGAAGAACCCGCGTACAACGAGCCCTACAAATACCGTATCGGAAGATCCATTAACCAGATCTATGGTTTTGTCGCGGAACGCCTGTTCGTGGACGAACATGAAGTGGCCAACGCGCCACGACAAAACTACGGCGAATACATGGCGGGTGATCTCAAATACAGGGACGTGAATGGCGACGGCGAGATCACCGACCTGGACATCGTTCCCATCGGTTACCCCACGGTACCTGAAATTATCTACGGTTTCGGTTTTTCTACCGGATACAAGAGCTTCGATGTGTCCATGTTCTTCCAGGGATCGGCAAGGTCCTCTTTCTGGATCGATCCTACAGCTACCTCACCTTTTTACAACCAGCAGGCATTGCTGAAAGCTTATGCCGATGACCACTGGTCGGAAGATAACAACGACCTGTATGCGCTTTGGCCCAGGCTCAGTACCAACGTGGTCAGCAACAACGCGCAGTGGAACACCTGGTTCATGCGCAACGGTGCTTTCCTTCGCCTGAAGAATGTGGAACTGGGCTATTCCCTGCCGAAGAAAATCGCTTCCAGGGCTTACCTCAACACCGCGCGCTTTTACGTGAGTGGCACGAACCTGCTTAATTTCAGCGCCTTCAAACTCTGGGATATTGAAATGGGTGGCAATGGCCTCGGATATCCCATTCAGAAAGTGTTTAACATAGGCGTATTACTCGGATTCTAA